From a single Populus trichocarpa isolate Nisqually-1 chromosome 17, P.trichocarpa_v4.1, whole genome shotgun sequence genomic region:
- the LOC18106603 gene encoding patatin-like protein 2 isoform X2: protein MANMQTPSSPPQPPTHVNQITILSIDGGGIRGIIPGTILAFLESELQKLDGADARLADYFDVISGTSTGGLVTAMLAAPNKQNRPLFAAKDINDFYLENCPKIFPQDSSPFASAANLVKTLRGPKYDGKFLHSIVKEKLGNTQLHQTLTNIVIPTFDIKRLQPTIFSTYQLKNNPSTDALLSDICIGTSAAPTYLPAYYFETKDPSGKVREFNLIDGGVAANNPTLVAISEVSKAINQEGPDSFRMNPMEYGRFLVLSLGTGTAKSEEKYDAEEAAKWGLLGWLTSDHSTPLVDVFTQASADMVDFHISTVFQALNSEENYLRIQDDTLTGTLSSVDVATKENLENLVKVGEELLKKPVSRVNLATGVFEPINKMTNEEALRKLAKLLSREKHLREAKSAVGN, encoded by the exons ATGGCGAACATGCAAACTCCATCATCACCTCCTCAACCTCCAACACATGTAAACCAAATCACCATTCTTAGCATCGATGGAGGTGGAATAAGAGGAATTATACCAGGAACTATCCTTGCCTTTCTAGAGTCTGAGCTTCAG AAGCTGGATGGTGCAGATGCAAGGCTTGCAGACTACTTCGATGTGATTTCAGGGACTAGCACTGGTGGCCTCGTGACGGCTATGCTAGCTGCACCGAATAAGCAAAACCGCCCTTTGTTTGCTGCTAAAGACATCAATGACTTCTACCTTGAGAACTGCCCTAAAATATTTCCTCAAGACAG CTCTCCGTTTGCCTCGGCTGCAAATCTTGTCAAGACATTGAGAGGGCCAAAATATGATGGGAAATTCTTGCATAGCATTGTCAAGGAAAAGTTGGGAAATACACAGTTGCACCAGACTTTGACAAATATTgtgatcccaacttttgacatcAAGCGCCTCCAGCCAACTATCTTTTCTACCTATCAGTTGAAGAATAACCCATCAACGGATGCCCTTTTGTCTGATATCTGCATTGGAACTTCAGCTGCTCCGACTTATCTCCCTGCCTATTATTTTGAAACCAAAGATCCATCAGGCAAAGTTAGAGAATTCAATCTTATTGATGGTGGTGTGGCAGCAAACAATCCA ACTTTAGTTGCCATCAGTGAAGTTTCAAAAGCAATCAATCAGGAGGGACCTGACTCCTTCCGCATGAACCCGATGGAATATGGCCGATTTCTAGTCCTGTCCCTGGGCACTGGTACAGCAAAATCAGAAGAAAAGTATGATGCAGAAGAAGCAGCTAAATGGGGTCTCTTGGGATGGTTGACTAGTGATCATTCTACTCCATTAGTGGATGTTTTCACACAAGCTAGTGCTGACATGGTTGATTTTCATATTTCTACTGTTTTTCAAGCCCTTAACTCCGAGGAAAATTATCTTCGAATTCAG GATGACACACTGACCGGAACACTTTCATCTGTGGATGTTGCCACGAAAGAGAATTTGGAGAATCTTGTGAAAGTGGGCGAGGAATTGTTGAAGAAGCCAGTTTCAAGGGTGAATTTGGCTACTGGAGTCTTTGAACCTATCAATAAGATGACCAATGAAGAGGCTCTCAGAAA GTTGGCTAAATTACTCTCGAGGGAGAAGCATCTTCGTGAGGCTAAGTCAGCTGTTGGAAATTAA
- the LOC18106603 gene encoding patatin-like protein 2 isoform X3 has protein sequence MANMQTPSSPPQPPTHVNQITILSIDGGGIRGIIPGTILAFLESELQKLDGADARLADYFDVISGTSTGGLVTAMLAAPNKQNRPLFAAKDINDFYLENCPKIFPQDSSPFASAANLVKTLRGPKYDGKFLHSIVKEKLGNTQLHQTLTNIVIPTFDIKRLQPTIFSTYQLKNNPSTDALLSDICIGTSAAPTYLPAYYFETKDPSGKVREFNLIDGGVAANNPTLVAISEVSKAINQEGPDSFRMNPMEYGRFLVLSLGTGTAKSEEKYDAEEAAKWGLLGWLTSDHSTPLVDVFTQASADMVDFHISTVFQALNSEENYLRIQDDTLTGTLSSVDVATKENLENLVKVGEELLKKPVSRVNLATGVFEPINKMTNEEALRKLAKLLSREKHLREAKSAVGN, from the exons ATGGCGAACATGCAAACTCCATCATCACCTCCTCAACCTCCAACACATGTAAACCAAATCACCATTCTTAGCATCGATGGAGGTGGAATAAGAGGAATTATACCAGGAACTATCCTTGCCTTTCTAGAGTCTGAGCTTCAG AAGCTGGATGGTGCAGATGCAAGGCTTGCAGACTACTTCGATGTGATTTCAGGGACTAGCACTGGTGGCCTCGTGACGGCTATGCTAGCTGCACCGAATAAGCAAAACCGCCCTTTGTTTGCTGCTAAAGACATCAATGACTTCTACCTTGAGAACTGCCCTAAAATATTTCCTCAAGACAG CTCTCCGTTTGCCTCGGCTGCAAATCTTGTCAAGACATTGAGAGGGCCAAAATATGATGGGAAATTCTTGCATAGCATTGTCAAGGAAAAGTTGGGAAATACACAGTTGCACCAGACTTTGACAAATATTgtgatcccaacttttgacatcAAGCGCCTCCAGCCAACTATCTTTTCTACCTATCAGTTGAAGAATAACCCATCAACGGATGCCCTTTTGTCTGATATCTGCATTGGAACTTCAGCTGCTCCGACTTATCTCCCTGCCTATTATTTTGAAACCAAAGATCCATCAGGCAAAGTTAGAGAATTCAATCTTATTGATGGTGGTGTGGCAGCAAACAATCCA ACTTTAGTTGCCATCAGTGAAGTTTCAAAAGCAATCAATCAGGAGGGACCTGACTCCTTCCGCATGAACCCGATGGAATATGGCCGATTTCTAGTCCTGTCCCTGGGCACTGGTACAGCAAAATCAGAAGAAAAGTATGATGCAGAAGAAGCAGCTAAATGGGGTCTCTTGGGATGGTTGACTAGTGATCATTCTACTCCATTAGTGGATGTTTTCACACAAGCTAGTGCTGACATGGTTGATTTTCATATTTCTACTGTTTTTCAAGCCCTTAACTCCGAGGAAAATTATCTTCGAATTCAG GATGACACACTGACCGGAACACTTTCATCTGTGGATGTTGCCACGAAAGAGAATTTGGAGAATCTTGTGAAAGTGGGCGAGGAATTGTTGAAGAAGCCAGTTTCAAGGGTGAATTTGGCTACTGGAGTCTTTGAACCTATCAATAAGATGACCAATGAAGAGGCTCTCAGAAA
- the LOC18106603 gene encoding patatin-like protein 2 isoform X1 has translation MVNMQTPRSPLQRPAHGNQITVLSIDGGGIRGIIPGTILAFLESELQKLDGADARLADYFDVISGTSTGGLVTAMLAAPNKQNRPLFAAKDINEFYLENCPKIFPQDSSPFSSVANLVNTLRGPKYDGNFLHSIVKEKLGDTRLHQTLTNIVIPTFDIKRLQPTIFSSYKVKNNPLTDALLSDICIGTSAAPTYLPAHYFETKDPSGKVREFNLIDGGVAANNPTLVAISEVSKAINRESPDFFRINAMEYGRFLVLSLGTGTAKSEGKYDADEAAKWGILGWLTSDHSTPLVDVFTQASGDMVDFHISTVFQALNSEENYLRIQDDTLTGTLSSVDVATKENLENLVKVGEELLKKQVSRVNLATGVFEPINKMTNEEALRKMAKLLSKEKHLRAAKSAVGNNIGRYSCT, from the exons ATGGTTAATATGCAAACTCCAAGATCTCCTCTTCAACGTCCAGCTCATGGAAACCAAATCACTGTCCTTAGCATCGATGGAGGTGGAATAAGAGGCATTATACCAGGAACTATCCTTGCCTTTTTAGAGTCTGAGCTTCAG AAGCTGGATGGTGCAGATGCAAGGCTTGCAGACTACTTTGATGTGATTTCAGGGACTAGCACTGGTGGACTCGTGACTGCTATGCTAGCTGCACCGAATAAGCAAAACCGCCCTTTGTTTGCTGCTAAAGACATTAATGAATTCTACCTTGAGAACTGCCCTAAAATATTTCCTCAAGACAG CTCTCCATTTTCTTCAGTTGCAAATCTGGTAAACACTTTGAGAGGGCCAAAGTATGATGGCAACTTCTTGCATAGTATTGTCAAAGAAAAGTTGGGAGATACACGGTTGCACCAGACATTGACAAATATTgtgatcccaacttttgacatcAAGCGCCTCCAGCCAACTATCTTTTCTAGCTATAAGGTGAAGAATAACCCATTAACGGATGCCCTTCTGTCCGATATATGCATTGGAACATCAGCTGCCCCGACTTATCTCCCTGCCCATTATTTTGAAACCAAAGATCCATCAGGCAAAGTTAGAGAATTTAATCTTATTGATGGTGGTGTCGCAGCAAACAATCCA ACTTTAGTTGCCATAAGTGAAGTTTCAAAAGCAATCAATCGGGAGAGTCCTGACTTTTTCCGTATAAACGCAATGGAATATGGCCGATTTCTAGTCCTGTCGTTGGGCACTGGTACGGCAAAATCAGAAGGAAAGTATGACGCAGATGAAGCAGCCAAGTGGGGTATCTTAGGATGGTTGACTAGTGATCATTCTACTCCACTAGTGGATGTGTTTACACAAGCTAGTGGTGACATGGTTGATTTTCATATTTCCACTGTTTTTCAAGCCCTTAACTCTGAAGAAAATTATCTTCGAATTCAG GATGATACATTGACTGGAACACTTTCATCTGTGGATGTTGCTACAAAAGAGAATTTGGAGAATCTTGTGAAAGTGGGTGAGGAATTGTTGAAGAAGCAAGTTTCAAGGGTGAATTTGGCTACTGGAGTCTTTGAACCTATCAATAAGATGACTAATGAAGAGGCTCTCAGAAA GATGGCTAAATTACTCTCAAAGGAGAAGCATCTTCGTGCGGCTAAGTCAGCTGTTGGAAATAACATTGGCAGATATAGTTGTACTTAA
- the LOC18106603 gene encoding patatin-like protein 2 isoform X4 — protein MVNMQTPRSPLQRPAHGNQITVLSIDGGGIRGIIPGTILAFLESELQKLDGADARLADYFDVISGTSTGGLVTAMLAAPNKQNRPLFAAKDINEFYLENCPKIFPQDSSPFSSVANLVNTLRGPKYDGNFLHSIVKEKLGDTRLHQTLTNIVIPTFDIKRLQPTIFSSYKVKNNPLTDALLSDICIGTSAAPTYLPAHYFETKDPSGKVREFNLIDGGVAANNPTLVAISEVSKAINRESPDFFRINAMEYGRFLVLSLGTGTAKSEGKYDADEAAKWGILGWLTSDHSTPLVDVFTQASGDMVDFHISTVFQALNSEENYLRIQDDTLTGTLSSVDVATKENLENLVKVGEELLKKQVSRVNLATGVFEPINKMTNEEALRKLAKLLSREKHLREAKSAVGN, from the exons ATGGTTAATATGCAAACTCCAAGATCTCCTCTTCAACGTCCAGCTCATGGAAACCAAATCACTGTCCTTAGCATCGATGGAGGTGGAATAAGAGGCATTATACCAGGAACTATCCTTGCCTTTTTAGAGTCTGAGCTTCAG AAGCTGGATGGTGCAGATGCAAGGCTTGCAGACTACTTTGATGTGATTTCAGGGACTAGCACTGGTGGACTCGTGACTGCTATGCTAGCTGCACCGAATAAGCAAAACCGCCCTTTGTTTGCTGCTAAAGACATTAATGAATTCTACCTTGAGAACTGCCCTAAAATATTTCCTCAAGACAG CTCTCCATTTTCTTCAGTTGCAAATCTGGTAAACACTTTGAGAGGGCCAAAGTATGATGGCAACTTCTTGCATAGTATTGTCAAAGAAAAGTTGGGAGATACACGGTTGCACCAGACATTGACAAATATTgtgatcccaacttttgacatcAAGCGCCTCCAGCCAACTATCTTTTCTAGCTATAAGGTGAAGAATAACCCATTAACGGATGCCCTTCTGTCCGATATATGCATTGGAACATCAGCTGCCCCGACTTATCTCCCTGCCCATTATTTTGAAACCAAAGATCCATCAGGCAAAGTTAGAGAATTTAATCTTATTGATGGTGGTGTCGCAGCAAACAATCCA ACTTTAGTTGCCATAAGTGAAGTTTCAAAAGCAATCAATCGGGAGAGTCCTGACTTTTTCCGTATAAACGCAATGGAATATGGCCGATTTCTAGTCCTGTCGTTGGGCACTGGTACGGCAAAATCAGAAGGAAAGTATGACGCAGATGAAGCAGCCAAGTGGGGTATCTTAGGATGGTTGACTAGTGATCATTCTACTCCACTAGTGGATGTGTTTACACAAGCTAGTGGTGACATGGTTGATTTTCATATTTCCACTGTTTTTCAAGCCCTTAACTCTGAAGAAAATTATCTTCGAATTCAG GATGATACATTGACTGGAACACTTTCATCTGTGGATGTTGCTACAAAAGAGAATTTGGAGAATCTTGTGAAAGTGGGTGAGGAATTGTTGAAGAAGCAAGTTTCAAGGGTGAATTTGGCTACTGGAGTCTTTGAACCTATCAATAAGATGACTAATGAAGAGGCTCTCAGAAA